The following coding sequences are from one Leptospira mayottensis 200901116 window:
- a CDS encoding CoA-transferase produces the protein MEKNAKIFKNPDEMIREMVSPGMYLHLSATMSRPNALIYSLARCFQNSNPEFVISMAGIHSSAHALTIAKIVKKMITGFAGDNYPKPSPNSLYSNLLEGKPFELELWSLLSIVQRLMAGAMRLPGFITNSLLGSDLILDKLGKTAFLLPDPGHYPVSTNGSYSPNYKGKKGVDLAYILPLNPDFTLLHAVVGDEEGNLVLCPPSGEGYWGAFAAKEGVIATVEKIVPRGSIPAEIVTIPGNRVRAFSVAEFGAHPQSLRIYNLPGIPAFKGLSTYLDDYEFQIEANEAANAPSRADKWYANFVNLKGGHEEYLERLGSTRLKRLKSIPEENKAVKLENPKTVNDSEQMIILAARAIQEYVKTNGYKTILAGIGAAHISAWTAARFLEKEGIEVKVVTELGFFSMKPHTGDVFLFSQLHAKNCTMLSDITGILGTVVPDHCLGVLGAAEVDWFGNINSTKTSKGKFLVGSGGANDIAAVADCIVVAKANRGRFVKHVNYITSVGDRVMEAVCQFGRFQRKPNSDHVFEFSHWISPPSDEEMEPEEAVLRYTSWLPPDEDIPLKQEPPVTAEELTVLRELDPEKIYIEQFMVYTRLP, from the coding sequence TTGGAAAAAAATGCGAAGATCTTTAAAAACCCCGATGAGATGATCCGAGAAATGGTGAGCCCGGGAATGTATTTACATCTTTCGGCGACCATGTCCAGACCCAATGCGCTTATCTATTCCCTCGCCCGTTGTTTCCAAAATTCGAATCCCGAATTCGTGATTAGCATGGCGGGAATTCATTCCAGCGCACACGCCCTCACGATCGCAAAGATCGTAAAAAAAATGATTACTGGTTTTGCAGGCGATAATTATCCGAAACCTTCTCCTAATTCATTATATTCTAATTTACTAGAAGGAAAACCATTTGAACTGGAACTTTGGTCCCTTCTCAGCATCGTTCAAAGACTGATGGCGGGCGCAATGCGTCTTCCAGGTTTTATCACAAACTCTCTTTTAGGAAGCGATCTCATTTTAGATAAACTAGGCAAAACCGCATTTTTATTACCAGATCCCGGACACTATCCCGTTAGTACAAACGGCTCTTATTCTCCAAATTATAAGGGCAAAAAAGGAGTGGACCTCGCATACATTCTTCCCTTAAATCCGGACTTTACTCTTTTGCACGCGGTAGTCGGAGATGAGGAAGGAAACTTAGTTCTCTGTCCTCCCAGCGGAGAGGGTTATTGGGGAGCTTTTGCGGCAAAAGAAGGAGTGATCGCAACTGTGGAAAAAATCGTTCCCAGAGGTTCCATTCCTGCAGAAATCGTTACGATTCCGGGAAATCGGGTAAGAGCATTTTCCGTCGCGGAATTCGGCGCACATCCTCAATCCCTTCGAATCTATAATCTTCCGGGAATTCCCGCATTCAAAGGACTTTCCACATACTTGGACGACTATGAATTTCAGATCGAGGCCAACGAAGCTGCAAACGCACCTTCTCGGGCCGACAAATGGTATGCAAACTTTGTAAACTTAAAAGGCGGCCACGAGGAATATCTGGAACGTCTGGGAAGTACTCGTCTTAAGAGATTAAAAAGTATTCCCGAAGAAAACAAAGCCGTCAAATTGGAGAATCCAAAAACGGTAAACGACTCAGAGCAGATGATCATCCTCGCGGCAAGAGCAATCCAAGAATACGTCAAAACCAACGGCTATAAAACAATCCTAGCGGGAATCGGCGCAGCTCATATCTCGGCTTGGACCGCGGCCCGATTTTTGGAAAAAGAAGGAATCGAAGTCAAAGTTGTCACCGAGCTTGGTTTTTTTTCGATGAAACCTCATACCGGAGACGTTTTTCTTTTTAGTCAATTACACGCTAAAAATTGCACAATGCTCTCCGACATCACAGGTATTTTAGGAACCGTTGTTCCCGACCACTGCCTCGGAGTTTTAGGTGCGGCGGAAGTAGATTGGTTCGGAAATATCAATTCCACAAAAACGTCCAAGGGCAAATTCCTAGTGGGTTCAGGAGGAGCCAACGACATCGCGGCCGTCGCAGATTGTATCGTGGTCGCAAAAGCCAATCGAGGAAGGTTTGTAAAACACGTAAACTACATCACCTCTGTCGGAGACCGAGTAATGGAAGCGGTCTGTCAATTCGGAAGATTTCAAAGAAAACCAAATTCGGATCACGTTTTCGAATTCTCTCACTGGATCTCCCCTCCTTCCGACGAAGAAATGGAACCGGAAGAAGCAGTGTTACGTTACACTTCTTGGCTTCCCCCAGACGAAGACATTCCTCTGAAACAAGAACCTCCCGTGACGGCAGAAGAACTCACCGTTTTACGAGAATTAGATCCGGAAAAGATTTACATAGAACAATTTATGGTATATACAAGACTTCCATAA
- a CDS encoding ketoacyl-ACP synthase III, protein MSGKNQTSNGIRITGFGHYLPERIVTNEEIRSRLKFPEMHPAEKAVIGNIGVNERRRANETETAMFMASKVAEMALKDAGKKPEDVDLYILANWTDRYYLPDLAPQASKLSGTKNALAFDVSTACTGFVHGVQTASAYLGTNKFKNALVIGSERFSVRTRMGGYGEFTAGDAAAGVFLEYTGDKNFGIIDSFLQDDGDLSGIIVTGPPPTSYVKSYPELVSKAAELTLKSMDLLLEKNGLTIDDVDWVVPHPGTDVVVQDVLKRTKFPREKILMNFEKVGNTSAASIPIVLSEYYYKGKFKKGDLFLAPAVGGGFYWGGLLFRL, encoded by the coding sequence ATGAGCGGAAAAAATCAAACGTCGAACGGAATCAGAATTACCGGCTTCGGTCACTATCTTCCGGAACGAATCGTGACTAACGAGGAAATTCGTTCCCGTTTGAAATTTCCGGAAATGCATCCCGCCGAAAAAGCAGTGATCGGAAATATAGGAGTCAACGAAAGAAGAAGAGCCAATGAAACCGAAACTGCAATGTTTATGGCTTCGAAAGTAGCAGAAATGGCTCTGAAAGACGCAGGAAAAAAACCGGAAGATGTGGATCTTTACATTCTCGCGAATTGGACTGATCGTTATTACCTTCCCGATCTAGCCCCCCAAGCATCGAAACTTTCCGGAACTAAAAACGCCCTCGCTTTCGACGTTAGTACGGCTTGCACTGGTTTCGTTCATGGAGTTCAAACGGCATCCGCATATTTAGGAACGAACAAATTTAAAAACGCTCTTGTTATCGGAAGCGAACGATTCTCCGTCAGAACCAGAATGGGAGGTTATGGAGAATTTACCGCGGGAGACGCCGCGGCAGGTGTTTTTTTAGAATACACGGGAGATAAAAATTTCGGAATCATCGACTCCTTTTTGCAAGACGACGGTGACCTTTCAGGTATCATCGTAACCGGACCGCCACCGACAAGTTACGTGAAAAGTTATCCCGAACTCGTGAGCAAAGCGGCAGAACTCACTCTCAAGTCCATGGACCTGCTTTTGGAAAAAAACGGTCTTACCATAGACGATGTGGACTGGGTCGTTCCTCATCCCGGAACGGACGTAGTCGTTCAAGACGTTCTCAAAAGGACCAAGTTTCCGAGAGAAAAAATTCTTATGAATTTCGAAAAGGTCGGCAACACTTCCGCCGCATCCATCCCGATCGTATTATCAGAATATTATTATAAAGGAAAGTTTAAAAAAGGAGATTTATTCCTCGCCCCCGCCGTAGGAGGTGGTTTTTATTGGGGAGGGCTCTTATTCCGTCTCTAA